CATTAACTTTGATTTGAtagtattagttaattaattaattattctaGTTCCTATGCAGACCGCACTTCCTTGTGTGATATTTCCAACGACTTGACTTCTGATGTAATTGCTAatatagtagtagtagtagtattattCGGGTGGATAAGGATAAGGTTATCAGATTATTAGGAGTAGTAATTAATTTTAGGGGGAAGTGATTTCATCTGCCCGTGTGTGGAACTGTGGCAGACATGGTACGTGACGGTGGTGATGGTTTCGGATCCACCACTATCAATCAACGCAGGACTGTGCGTACCTGCACTAGAAAACCTCTAAAAATTTGCATATATAATACCTCTCGCAAAAAACAAGTACACGAAGTTGTGAAGACTGCACTTGGGTCAGCTACTCTATGACGACTTTGAATAAATAGATTGCGGAAATTGGATGAAATTACGTGCATTCAAACTTGTTTCCCACAACGCAGGACTAGGTTCTAACTACTACTGCTATAACCTTAATTATGATGCTGCTATAGTATTTGCTTGCATACGCTGTTGAGCATTAATTAATCAGGGCCAATGTTGAAATTGAAGTTAATTAACCATTTAAGCGTACCTGTCAAGAATCTCCACGTTCAGGATTGGTTCAGGCATCCCCTCTGCTTCGGACTTGGTCCTCACCGTGCCACCAAAAAATGGTGCCATCAGCACATAACCACGTATGTGAACCGGGGCCAACTCCGGCGAGCCGGGCCCCAGCTGGACGGCTAAATGGTGAGCCATGTTGCCACCGGATGAGTCGCCCATTATATAAACCCGGTCAAAATCAACCGCCTGATCATGCAACCATGTATCTTGAGCAGGAGCACCATCTGCAGTTGCCCGAGCTTGAAGCCATTTGAGAGAAGTCAGTGCATCGTCCACTGCTGCCGGGAGCCTATGCTCCGGGGCTAACCTGTAGTCTGGTGCGACCACTAAGGCTTGTAGCCCCGAAGCTAGGCGTAGGCAGGCGTTATGGTTGTTAGGCCAAGTACGCGAGCCAACACAGAACCCGCCGCCGTGAAAGAAATATACTACGGGCAGTTTTGTGGATGCGTTTACAGGCTTATAGAGGCGGAGATAGAGGTGGTTTTGGTTGTCAAATTGGCAATCTCTCCAGACAATAGAACTGTCGTCGTGAATTGGGATATTGAAGTCTACGTCATTAGCCCGGAAAACGGAACCGTCACTGTAGAGCTGTACAACGCCTTCAAGGTCTTCCACGATGTGGGGAAGAGAACCCATTTTCGATCGAGAATGTGCGCGCGTGTTCTGATGGTGCTGTTGGACCCGGAGCGTTTTATCGTGAAGATGGAGAGAAATGAAGCAAAGCAGGAGAGGAGCCTGACCTATAATATAAGCCAGAGGGAAAGGACTGG
The Coffea arabica cultivar ET-39 chromosome 6c, Coffea Arabica ET-39 HiFi, whole genome shotgun sequence genome window above contains:
- the LOC140008377 gene encoding strigolactones hydrolase CXE15-like, translated to MGSLPHIVEDLEGVVQLYSDGSVFRANDVDFNIPIHDDSSIVWRDCQFDNQNHLYLRLYKPVNASTKLPVVYFFHGGGFCVGSRTWPNNHNACLRLASGLQALVVAPDYRLAPEHRLPAAVDDALTSLKWLQARATADGAPAQDTWLHDQAVDFDRVYIMGDSSGGNMAHHLAVQLGPGSPELAPVHIRGYVLMAPFFGGTVRTKSEAEGMPEPILNVEILDRFWRLSLPPGKNADHPLANPFSPFSKKNLESVMFDPVLVIAGEIELLRDRVEDYARRLKEAGKKVEYVEFEGKYHGFFNNDPYSELGDRVLQEIKDWMSKISG